From Bacillus marinisedimentorum, a single genomic window includes:
- a CDS encoding thioredoxin family protein, giving the protein MIDLKNVAETDHFIQENQLSFLYVSHPQCGVCQALLPKVKQLLGQYPEIKSAYVNTHEIPDIAGKLEIFTVPVLLLFVDGKEYMRKARFVSVDELDQELNKIYSLVME; this is encoded by the coding sequence ATGATCGATTTGAAAAACGTGGCAGAGACAGATCACTTTATACAGGAGAACCAGCTTTCTTTTTTATATGTTTCACATCCGCAATGCGGAGTATGCCAGGCACTGCTGCCGAAAGTCAAGCAATTGCTCGGCCAGTATCCGGAAATCAAAAGCGCCTATGTGAATACACATGAAATACCGGATATTGCCGGCAAGCTTGAAATCTTCACGGTGCCTGTCCTGCTGCTGTTTGTCGACGGCAAGGAATATATGCGGAAAGCTCGTTTTGTCAGTGTGGACGAACTGGATCAGGAA
- a CDS encoding putative holin-like toxin produces MTVYQTLVLMISFATLILAVAGFNQKK; encoded by the coding sequence TTGACTGTATACCAAACTCTAGTGCTGATGATCTCCTTTGCAACGTTAATCCTCGCAGTCGCCGGTTTCAACCAAAAAAAATAG